The Sphingomonas sp. So64.6b genome includes a region encoding these proteins:
- a CDS encoding autotransporter outer membrane beta-barrel domain-containing protein has product MRHLLATTCLTPILFAALPAVAQTTISTKVTTPVSTSTAASGQPSDITITSTGSVEPAGGNAVTLDSANNVKNEGKILISNASNANGIFVAAGGSGTITNSGSIVIDESYAPTDADNDGDIDGPFAQGSNRFGIRTADGAAFTGSIVNSGTITVEGNDSGGIRLGGPVTGSVTSSGTVTVTGDRAVGVRTDAVSGNVRLTGTITVQGAGAVGVAADGDIGGQFSVQGNITASGYRNPAADPAKLDADDLLQGGPAVRVSGNVGGGILFDAPPPDKVSTDPDEDKDGVPDANEGTAKIVSNGAAPAVEIGSATRDLTIGAVAGNTGSHSVVVNGSIAGNGIYALVNATGMSIGGQGHAVNLGNGISVAGSITASGKANATALKLGAGTTMLETVNSGTISAAGGADSTHQARAISIEAGASLPTIRNSGAIGATASGVGTATAIYDGSGTLKLIENSGGIGASGSTDPTRNIAIDVRSVTSGTTVRQVAAESGKTAPQIVGAVLFGSGNDLFDIADGSYAGNADFGAGDNRLALSGDAVQTGAVRFGSGADTVTLVGTAKTNGDMYFGTGANSVSFGDSTSHTGLLQFENGADTVTLSGTSKINGDIDFGGGADTLTLGAGTAMRGYLFNSGGAVARVSGLLDLRNTGTVGLSSLEVGAAGTISVNINAANGTSTIYDVTGNASFATGSKVLVRLDSVNRAAGIYTIVRAGSITGGSNLTINDMYIPFLFSGSLATDPGNTAIKLTIARKTASQLGITAGSAAAYDAVFAVIDKDAKISATILAIGDGETFRQRYSSFLPDYAGGVFESVTQGSRATARFLQDANPNIVDMGGWGFWVQQVAWGTSKNLGDSAAYDVSGYGVNGGIEIGVGAIGRVGLSLAYLAGTDGDGSNDNEIQANQYEAAVHWRNRWGGLAVGARASAATINFDGSRHFDGSSDGSAFNRVAESKWTGKLYSAAGFAAYDLRVGKRLHLRPIGAIDYYRLSEGAHTETGGGEAFNLIVGKRSSDELAATGSLALGYDFGSLDPDRTWMRLNLEAGRRQIVGGSLGVTVARFATGNSFTLAPEERESGFIGRVGVAGGNGSFALTAEASAEEQQGHAAVAFRLGIRLGM; this is encoded by the coding sequence ATGCGTCATTTGCTTGCCACCACCTGCCTCACCCCAATTCTGTTTGCCGCCCTGCCAGCCGTGGCGCAAACCACCATCTCCACCAAGGTGACGACGCCGGTATCGACGTCGACTGCGGCAAGCGGCCAGCCTTCGGACATCACGATCACCTCGACCGGGTCGGTCGAACCGGCCGGCGGCAACGCGGTCACGCTCGACAGCGCCAACAACGTCAAGAACGAAGGCAAGATTCTCATCAGCAACGCCAGCAATGCGAACGGAATCTTCGTCGCTGCGGGCGGGTCTGGCACGATCACCAATAGTGGCTCGATCGTCATCGACGAAAGCTATGCGCCGACCGATGCCGACAATGACGGGGACATCGACGGCCCCTTCGCACAAGGGTCGAACCGCTTCGGCATCCGCACCGCAGACGGCGCGGCGTTCACCGGCAGCATCGTCAACAGCGGCACGATCACCGTCGAGGGTAACGATTCTGGCGGCATCCGGCTTGGCGGCCCTGTAACCGGATCGGTCACCAGCAGCGGCACGGTCACTGTCACCGGCGATCGCGCGGTCGGCGTGCGCACCGACGCGGTGTCGGGCAATGTGCGGCTCACCGGTACGATCACCGTGCAGGGCGCTGGCGCGGTCGGCGTCGCGGCGGATGGCGACATCGGCGGGCAATTCTCCGTCCAGGGCAACATCACCGCGAGCGGCTATCGCAACCCCGCTGCCGATCCGGCCAAGCTGGACGCGGACGATTTGCTGCAAGGCGGTCCGGCGGTCAGGGTCTCCGGCAATGTCGGCGGCGGTATATTGTTCGACGCACCACCGCCGGACAAGGTCAGCACCGATCCCGACGAGGACAAGGACGGCGTGCCCGATGCCAATGAAGGCACCGCGAAGATCGTCTCTAATGGCGCTGCGCCCGCAGTCGAAATCGGTTCGGCGACGCGCGACCTGACGATCGGTGCGGTCGCGGGCAATACGGGCAGTCATTCGGTGGTGGTGAATGGATCGATCGCCGGCAACGGCATTTACGCTCTGGTCAACGCGACCGGCATGTCGATCGGTGGGCAGGGGCATGCGGTCAACCTCGGCAACGGCATTTCGGTCGCCGGCTCGATTACCGCATCCGGAAAGGCCAATGCCACCGCGCTGAAGCTCGGTGCCGGCACGACGATGCTCGAAACGGTCAACAGCGGCACAATCTCGGCGGCTGGCGGCGCCGATTCGACTCATCAGGCCCGTGCGATCTCGATCGAGGCGGGCGCGTCCCTTCCCACCATCCGCAATAGCGGCGCGATCGGTGCCACGGCCTCCGGCGTCGGCACCGCCACCGCGATTTACGATGGATCGGGCACGCTGAAGCTGATCGAGAATAGTGGCGGGATCGGTGCCTCGGGCTCGACCGATCCAACGCGCAATATCGCGATCGACGTACGGTCGGTGACCAGTGGCACGACCGTCAGGCAGGTTGCAGCGGAAAGCGGAAAGACCGCGCCGCAGATCGTCGGCGCGGTCCTGTTCGGCAGCGGCAATGACCTGTTCGACATCGCCGATGGCAGCTATGCCGGCAACGCCGATTTCGGTGCGGGTGATAACCGGCTCGCGCTCAGCGGCGACGCGGTCCAGACCGGCGCGGTCCGCTTTGGCAGCGGTGCCGATACCGTGACGCTCGTGGGCACCGCCAAGACCAATGGCGACATGTATTTCGGCACCGGCGCGAACAGCGTGTCGTTCGGTGACAGCACGTCGCATACCGGTCTGCTTCAGTTCGAGAACGGGGCCGACACGGTGACCCTGTCGGGCACCTCGAAAATCAACGGCGATATCGATTTCGGCGGGGGCGCCGACACGCTGACGCTCGGCGCCGGCACCGCCATGCGCGGTTATCTGTTCAATAGCGGCGGTGCAGTCGCGCGGGTTTCGGGCCTGCTCGATTTGCGCAATACCGGCACGGTCGGCCTGTCCTCGCTCGAGGTCGGCGCGGCCGGCACGATCAGCGTCAACATCAACGCCGCGAACGGAACGTCGACGATTTATGACGTTACCGGCAATGCGAGCTTTGCGACGGGGTCGAAGGTGCTGGTTCGTCTCGACAGCGTCAATCGCGCGGCTGGAATCTACACCATCGTCAGGGCGGGTAGCATCACCGGTGGCAGCAACCTGACGATAAACGACATGTACATTCCTTTCCTGTTCAGCGGCAGCCTGGCCACCGATCCAGGCAACACCGCGATCAAGCTGACCATCGCGCGCAAGACCGCCAGCCAGCTGGGTATCACCGCGGGATCGGCGGCGGCGTATGACGCGGTTTTCGCGGTGATCGACAAGGACGCCAAAATCTCTGCGACGATCCTCGCGATCGGCGATGGTGAGACATTCCGCCAGCGCTACTCCAGCTTTCTGCCCGACTATGCCGGCGGCGTGTTCGAATCGGTTACGCAAGGGTCGCGCGCCACCGCGCGCTTTCTGCAGGACGCTAATCCGAACATCGTTGATATGGGCGGTTGGGGCTTTTGGGTGCAGCAAGTTGCCTGGGGCACGTCGAAGAATCTCGGCGACAGCGCGGCCTATGACGTCAGCGGTTATGGCGTGAACGGTGGTATCGAGATTGGGGTCGGCGCGATCGGCCGTGTCGGCCTGTCGCTGGCCTACCTCGCCGGGACCGATGGCGACGGATCGAACGACAATGAGATCCAGGCGAACCAATATGAGGCGGCGGTGCATTGGCGCAATCGCTGGGGCGGCCTGGCGGTCGGTGCACGCGCGTCGGCGGCGACGATCAACTTTGACGGGTCGCGTCACTTCGACGGCAGCAGCGACGGTAGTGCCTTCAATCGCGTCGCCGAGAGCAAATGGACCGGGAAGCTTTATTCGGCAGCGGGATTCGCCGCATATGACCTGCGTGTCGGCAAGCGGTTGCACCTTCGACCGATCGGCGCGATCGACTATTACCGGCTGAGCGAAGGTGCGCATACTGAAACGGGCGGTGGCGAGGCCTTCAACCTGATCGTCGGCAAGCGCAGCAGCGACGAACTCGCCGCGACCGGCTCGCTGGCGCTGGGGTATGATTTCGGTAGCCTTGATCCCGATCGCACCTGGATGCGGCTCAACCTGGAAGCCGGCCGGCGCCAGATTGTCGGGGGATCGCTCGGCGTCACCGTCGCGCGCTTTGCGACCGGCAACAGTTTCACACTCGCCCCCGAAGAACGGGAGAGCGGCTTTATCGGGCGGGTCGGAGTAGCCGGTGGCAACGGGAGCTTCGCGCTGACCGCCGAGGCGAGCGCCGAAGAACAGCAGGGCCATGCCGCAGTCGCCTTCCGCCTCGGGATCAGACTCGGCATGTGA
- a CDS encoding isoprenylcysteine carboxylmethyltransferase family protein — MFHDTALARATKADPRPKSAVSSGCGLAGLAGLLIWVALARHYQMDGPYSALANVASCGVPMVLWAVLVDKVHLNPTTGIDWWAPKPWRETFDISLTKLAGLWVTWGGIALIYAVGRFYGEGNFQFSMWCFQVAAPALFALSIPYILWMDRRAVEPKDGSWALGAWLMGLKEPVDKESIYNHLRSWAVKGFFLAFMLAIVPGGFGEFIRGDTSQVLHDPVALANWLITFMFVIDVAFATVGYILTFRPLDSHIRTANPFAAGWMGALICYPPFILMGDNGPFDYHPGTSEWSVWFAGHPIILTLIGTVLVALTAIYAWATMAFGFRFSNLTHRGILTHGPYAFSRHPAYLSKNLFWWISTIPILTTGSMADAARSTILMGVVAGIYYWRARTEERHLGMDPAYQEYSAWMARNGLVPRFFAWVMGKSTVTQA, encoded by the coding sequence ATGTTCCACGATACCGCTCTCGCGCGCGCCACCAAGGCGGATCCGCGGCCCAAATCCGCCGTCAGCTCCGGCTGCGGCCTGGCCGGTCTGGCCGGGTTGCTCATCTGGGTCGCGCTCGCGCGCCATTATCAGATGGATGGACCGTATTCCGCATTGGCCAATGTCGCATCGTGCGGCGTGCCAATGGTATTATGGGCGGTGCTGGTCGACAAGGTTCACCTCAACCCGACCACCGGAATCGACTGGTGGGCGCCGAAACCGTGGCGCGAGACATTCGACATCAGTCTCACCAAGCTTGCCGGCCTGTGGGTCACCTGGGGCGGAATCGCGCTGATTTATGCCGTTGGGCGTTTCTACGGCGAAGGTAATTTCCAGTTCTCGATGTGGTGTTTCCAGGTCGCGGCACCCGCGCTGTTCGCGCTGTCGATTCCATATATCCTGTGGATGGACCGCCGCGCGGTCGAGCCTAAGGATGGCTCCTGGGCGCTCGGTGCCTGGCTGATGGGTTTGAAGGAACCGGTCGACAAGGAATCGATCTACAACCATCTGCGCAGCTGGGCGGTGAAGGGTTTTTTCCTCGCTTTCATGCTGGCGATCGTGCCCGGTGGTTTTGGTGAATTCATCCGCGGCGATACGTCACAGGTGCTGCACGATCCGGTCGCGCTGGCCAACTGGCTGATCACCTTCATGTTCGTGATCGACGTCGCTTTCGCAACCGTGGGGTACATTCTCACCTTTCGCCCGCTTGATTCGCATATCCGTACCGCCAACCCGTTTGCCGCCGGATGGATGGGTGCGCTGATCTGCTATCCGCCGTTCATCCTGATGGGCGATAACGGGCCGTTCGACTATCACCCGGGCACGTCGGAATGGTCGGTCTGGTTCGCCGGTCATCCGATCATCCTGACGCTGATCGGCACGGTCCTCGTCGCGCTGACCGCGATCTATGCCTGGGCGACGATGGCGTTCGGTTTCCGCTTCTCGAACCTGACGCATCGCGGCATCCTAACGCATGGTCCTTATGCGTTTTCGCGTCATCCGGCCTATCTGTCGAAGAACCTGTTCTGGTGGATTTCGACCATCCCGATCCTGACCACCGGGAGCATGGCCGATGCCGCGCGCTCGACCATCCTGATGGGAGTGGTCGCCGGCATCTATTACTGGCGTGCGCGGACCGAGGAGCGCCATCTCGGCATGGATCCGGCCTATCAGGAATATTCCGCCTGGATGGCCCGCAACGGCCTGGTGCCGCGCTTTTTTGCCTGGGTGATGGGCAAGTCGACGGTAACGCAGGCTTAA
- a CDS encoding TonB-dependent receptor, with the protein MRTAKYLLPTLCLIVATSAEARHVSGHAPSVSVPATQLDAAIVILGRQTGVSIGLRDRRIATIRVRAVSGRIDAVKALDRMLRGTGVAAVQVSPGVFVIEASVPLRPKPKPPSRPAVPMPEPQPVMDDIIVTAAKYDRRLRDLPGMAAVIQGRDLSLAEGGQGSDAIEARVASVASTHLGAGRNKLFIRGVADSSFTGPTQSTVGQYWGDTRINYSAPDPSLRLYDVRSIEVLEGPQGTLYGAGSLGGIIRIVPEAPDMGIVAARGWSGLAFTEHGKPGGDAGALVNLPIADDTLALRALAYGGIDGGYIDDRRRGLTDVNRVETIGGRAALRATPGDGWTIDLSGNFQRISGDDAQYADRHDLSRSSALAQPYRNDYLLGELVIGKDWGATRLISSTGVVDQYVAERFDATPPGGLAKAYDQVSRIRMISSETRLSHSGDNGDGWVIGASLLSTTTRQDRTYDLQFVPIGGVTVLDGMVTGSVGSSGSLIAVPFFTSGVVGVRNRVDEATLYGEATIVPLPWLSLTGGGRLTHSRLSGRALDRPEALAFRLDQEAQGRRTETRFLPSLAISLHPAGPVTAFVRYQQGYRPGGLSVGTDIIQYYKGDAVETGEVGLRYAGGDRFDVAVTLAHTRWRDIQADLIDASGFPVTANIGDGRITSAGISVRWRPLPRLDLQGSVYFNNSEVTTPSTILVAAYAADRVGPPMPYAADRAGPSLPNVADASGLVRARYSAPIGRAYYLTLDANARYVGQSRLGIGPILGRPQGNTLDTGVELRIGDERRGLTLSLTNLLDKEGNRFALGSPFLMGGSNQITPLRPRSIRIGFDANF; encoded by the coding sequence GTGCGCACCGCTAAATATCTCCTTCCCACCCTCTGCCTGATCGTCGCGACCTCGGCTGAGGCGAGGCACGTTTCCGGTCACGCGCCGAGCGTCAGCGTGCCCGCCACGCAACTCGACGCGGCGATCGTCATTCTCGGCCGCCAGACCGGCGTCAGCATCGGCTTGCGCGACCGGCGTATCGCCACGATCAGGGTGCGCGCGGTTTCGGGCAGGATCGACGCGGTCAAGGCGCTCGACCGGATGCTGCGTGGCACCGGCGTGGCCGCTGTGCAGGTCTCTCCGGGCGTATTCGTGATCGAGGCATCTGTCCCGCTCAGGCCGAAGCCCAAGCCTCCTTCACGGCCGGCGGTGCCGATGCCCGAACCGCAGCCGGTCATGGACGACATCATCGTCACGGCAGCCAAATATGACCGGCGACTGCGCGACTTGCCGGGGATGGCGGCGGTCATCCAGGGGCGCGATTTGTCGCTGGCGGAGGGCGGGCAGGGGTCGGACGCGATCGAGGCGCGGGTGGCCAGCGTCGCGTCGACCCATCTCGGCGCCGGCCGCAACAAGCTGTTCATTCGTGGCGTGGCGGATTCGAGCTTCACTGGCCCGACCCAGTCGACGGTCGGCCAATATTGGGGCGACACACGAATCAACTATAGCGCGCCCGACCCGAGCCTGAGGCTCTATGACGTTCGCTCGATCGAAGTATTGGAGGGGCCTCAGGGGACGCTGTACGGCGCGGGTTCGCTTGGCGGTATCATCCGTATCGTGCCCGAGGCACCCGATATGGGCATCGTCGCGGCACGCGGGTGGAGCGGGCTCGCCTTCACCGAACACGGCAAGCCCGGCGGCGATGCCGGAGCGCTGGTCAACTTGCCGATCGCCGACGATACGCTGGCGCTGCGCGCGCTGGCCTATGGTGGAATCGATGGCGGTTATATCGACGATCGCCGGCGCGGCCTGACCGACGTCAACCGGGTCGAAACGATCGGCGGGCGCGCCGCGTTGCGCGCAACGCCGGGCGATGGCTGGACGATCGACCTGTCGGGCAATTTCCAGCGCATCTCAGGAGACGATGCGCAATATGCCGATCGTCACGACCTTAGCCGGTCGAGCGCGCTCGCCCAGCCCTATCGCAACGACTATCTCCTTGGCGAACTGGTGATCGGCAAGGATTGGGGCGCGACCAGGCTGATATCGTCGACCGGCGTTGTCGATCAATATGTCGCCGAACGGTTCGACGCGACGCCGCCTGGCGGCCTGGCCAAGGCCTATGATCAGGTCAGCCGGATCAGGATGATCAGTTCCGAAACGCGCTTGTCGCACAGTGGCGACAATGGCGATGGGTGGGTGATCGGTGCGAGCTTGCTGAGTACCACGACGCGTCAAGACCGGACCTATGATCTGCAATTCGTTCCGATCGGCGGGGTGACCGTTCTCGACGGAATGGTTACTGGCTCGGTGGGAAGCTCCGGCAGCCTGATCGCCGTCCCGTTCTTCACCTCGGGAGTGGTCGGGGTCCGCAATCGCGTCGACGAAGCGACGCTGTACGGTGAGGCGACGATCGTGCCGTTGCCCTGGCTATCGCTGACCGGCGGCGGACGGCTGACCCATTCGCGGCTGTCGGGCAGGGCGCTGGATCGACCCGAGGCACTGGCGTTTCGCCTCGATCAGGAAGCGCAGGGTCGGCGCACCGAGACGCGCTTTCTACCCTCGCTTGCAATATCGCTGCATCCGGCGGGGCCGGTAACCGCCTTTGTCCGCTACCAGCAGGGTTATCGCCCCGGTGGTTTGTCGGTCGGCACCGACATCATCCAATATTATAAGGGCGATGCGGTCGAAACCGGCGAAGTCGGTTTGCGTTATGCGGGTGGTGATCGCTTCGATGTCGCGGTTACGCTCGCGCACACGCGCTGGCGCGATATTCAGGCCGATCTGATCGACGCGTCGGGGTTCCCGGTCACCGCCAATATCGGCGATGGACGGATCACCTCGGCGGGGATCAGCGTGCGCTGGCGGCCCTTGCCGCGCCTCGACCTGCAGGGCTCGGTCTATTTCAACAATTCCGAGGTCACGACGCCGTCGACGATCCTCGTTGCGGCCTATGCGGCCGATCGCGTCGGGCCGCCAATGCCCTATGCCGCGGATCGGGCCGGGCCGTCGCTGCCCAATGTCGCCGATGCCAGCGGGCTGGTCCGCGCGCGATATTCGGCGCCGATCGGTCGTGCCTATTATCTCACGCTCGATGCGAACGCGCGTTATGTCGGCCAGTCGCGGCTCGGCATCGGCCCCATATTGGGGCGTCCGCAAGGCAATACGCTCGATACCGGCGTCGAACTCAGAATCGGTGACGAACGACGCGGCCTGACCTTGTCCCTGACCAATCTGCTCGACAAGGAAGGCAATCGCTTTGCGCTCGGCAGCCCCTTTCTGATGGGTGGCTCAAACCAGATCACGCCGCTTCGTCCGCGCAGCATCCGCATCGGCTTCGACGCCAACTTTTAA
- a CDS encoding sigma-70 family RNA polymerase sigma factor: protein MAQPQPSGLAQVFMENRERLLRFLAARGAGDAAEDLLQELWERVSSTPAQPVAAPLGYLYRAAENLMRDRYRANTSRARREQDYVEATDMAVAEPGIERALLARERLRAVEAALSLLGPRSERVFRMYRLDGIGQAVIARELGVSLSTVEKDLQRAYRALGALRESDDAE, encoded by the coding sequence ATGGCGCAACCCCAACCGAGCGGACTGGCCCAGGTCTTCATGGAGAATCGCGAGCGGCTGCTCCGGTTTCTGGCGGCGCGTGGGGCGGGTGATGCGGCCGAGGATCTGTTACAGGAGCTGTGGGAGCGGGTTTCATCGACTCCGGCCCAGCCGGTCGCGGCGCCGCTTGGTTATCTTTACCGCGCGGCCGAAAACCTGATGCGCGACCGCTATCGCGCCAATACCAGCCGTGCGCGGCGCGAGCAGGATTATGTCGAGGCGACCGATATGGCGGTCGCCGAACCCGGCATCGAACGCGCTTTGCTCGCGCGTGAGCGATTGCGGGCGGTGGAAGCGGCACTGTCGTTGCTTGGCCCACGCAGCGAGCGCGTATTCCGCATGTACCGGCTCGACGGCATCGGCCAGGCGGTGATCGCACGCGAGCTGGGCGTCAGCCTCAGTACCGTCGAAAAGGATCTGCAACGGGCATATCGCGCGCTTGGCGCGCTTCGGGAGAGCGACGATGCGGAATGA
- a CDS encoding VOC family protein, whose translation MNLLQSSTPVAYLTVSDRGRALGFYRDTLGFVLHSSDDFGDFIEVGGGLLRMTVMADHKAHGHPVFGWNVDDIRAAVEVLRDGGIAFTIYEGMGQDPLGIWTSPDGKTKVAFFADQDGNVLSLSQAAPG comes from the coding sequence ATGAACCTTCTGCAATCGAGCACGCCGGTGGCATATCTTACCGTCAGCGACCGTGGGCGGGCGCTGGGTTTTTACCGCGATACGCTCGGGTTTGTGTTGCACAGTTCGGACGATTTCGGTGACTTTATCGAGGTTGGTGGGGGATTGTTGCGGATGACCGTGATGGCCGACCACAAGGCACATGGTCATCCCGTGTTCGGTTGGAATGTCGATGATATCCGCGCGGCAGTGGAGGTTCTGCGCGATGGGGGCATCGCGTTCACCATTTACGAGGGGATGGGTCAGGACCCGCTCGGGATCTGGACCTCACCCGATGGCAAGACGAAGGTCGCCTTCTTCGCTGACCAGGACGGCAATGTCCTGTCGCTGTCCCAGGCCGCCCCTGGATGA
- a CDS encoding AraC family transcriptional regulator — protein sequence MAEPTVSTGYTVNLLEFSVSRGADRQQLYDLSGIDPGLLSDPDNRMPLACYVALMRAAKRLCDEPALALELGAEKDFKEISVVGLICYAAPTMGEAFTELSRYARLVAEVDLPGLGGRFELAWIGGELWMVDRRTDPNSFPEMTESTWSRFICETARHFPGAPFAKAVHFTHSAPDYRADYDRVLKAPITFDSDRNAIMIDPSWLSIELHQPNRYVFGVLSEHADKLLRDLENTQTMRGRVESILIPKLHRGDVSMDDVAGQLGLSRQSLYRRLKAENVSYEGSVDDLRHRMALHYLGGKKASVNETAYLVGFSDPSSFSRAFKRWTGSSPREWKAG from the coding sequence ATGGCTGAGCCCACGGTATCGACCGGCTATACGGTCAACCTGCTGGAGTTCTCGGTCTCGAGGGGTGCCGACCGACAGCAGCTGTACGACCTTTCGGGAATCGATCCCGGCCTTTTGTCCGATCCCGACAATCGCATGCCGCTCGCGTGTTACGTCGCACTGATGCGCGCTGCGAAGCGGTTGTGCGATGAGCCGGCATTGGCACTCGAGCTCGGCGCCGAGAAGGACTTCAAGGAAATCTCGGTCGTCGGCCTGATCTGCTACGCCGCACCGACCATGGGCGAGGCCTTTACCGAACTAAGTCGCTATGCGCGCCTTGTGGCCGAGGTCGACCTGCCCGGGCTTGGCGGGCGGTTCGAGCTGGCATGGATCGGCGGGGAGCTATGGATGGTCGACCGGCGCACCGACCCCAACAGCTTTCCGGAAATGACCGAATCGACCTGGTCGCGGTTCATCTGCGAAACCGCGCGCCACTTTCCCGGCGCGCCTTTTGCCAAAGCGGTGCATTTCACGCATTCCGCACCGGATTATCGTGCGGATTATGATCGCGTCCTGAAGGCGCCGATCACCTTCGACAGCGACAGGAATGCGATCATGATCGATCCATCCTGGCTCTCGATCGAACTGCATCAGCCCAATCGCTATGTGTTCGGCGTGCTGAGCGAGCATGCCGACAAATTGCTCCGGGACCTCGAAAATACGCAGACGATGCGTGGGCGAGTCGAAAGCATATTGATTCCGAAACTGCACCGGGGCGATGTGAGCATGGACGACGTCGCCGGGCAGCTGGGGCTCAGCCGTCAGTCGCTTTACCGCCGGCTGAAGGCGGAGAATGTCAGCTATGAGGGATCGGTCGACGATCTGCGCCACCGCATGGCATTGCACTATCTGGGCGGCAAAAAGGCATCGGTGAACGAAACCGCCTATCTGGTCGGTTTTTCCGATCCGTCTTCCTTTTCGCGGGCGTTCAAGCGATGGACGGGATCGAGCCCGCGTGAGTGGAAAGCCGGCTGA
- a CDS encoding FecR domain-containing protein, which yields MTPPFDDTIRDQAQLWAMRLHDAAFVDWDGFTAWLEADASHSAAYDAAVARDAGIVELLETAPRPVMPAAQPVTPRVTRRVWLGGAMAAAVAGMIGYATLRDTASPYVIETAPGVHRTLTLADGSSVALNGGTRIVLDHAAPRRATLERGEALFTIRHNERDPFEVNVGGTRLVDAGTVFNLIRDAGATRVSVSEGAVIFAPDTDSVRLDAGQALSAVDGARPVRSQAEVSGVGAWQSGQLVYSNAPLALVATDLSRNLGKRVATTTDAATMRFTGIINLDQKAADPIAPIAPLLGVQAERNGRGWTLTRADRAHR from the coding sequence ATGACTCCGCCTTTTGACGATACGATCCGCGACCAGGCACAGCTCTGGGCGATGCGGTTACACGACGCCGCGTTCGTCGACTGGGACGGTTTCACTGCCTGGCTGGAGGCTGATGCCAGCCATAGCGCCGCCTATGATGCCGCGGTCGCGCGCGATGCCGGAATCGTCGAATTACTCGAGACCGCCCCGCGCCCGGTCATGCCGGCGGCACAACCAGTCACGCCGCGTGTCACGCGCCGCGTCTGGCTTGGTGGGGCGATGGCGGCGGCGGTTGCCGGCATGATCGGCTATGCGACGCTTCGTGACACGGCCTCACCCTATGTCATCGAGACCGCGCCCGGCGTTCATCGCACGCTCACGCTCGCCGATGGCAGCAGCGTCGCGCTCAATGGCGGCACGCGGATCGTGCTCGATCACGCCGCGCCGCGCCGCGCGACGCTTGAGCGCGGAGAAGCGCTGTTCACCATTCGCCATAACGAGCGCGATCCGTTCGAGGTCAATGTCGGCGGCACGCGGCTGGTTGATGCCGGTACGGTGTTCAATCTGATCCGCGATGCCGGTGCGACGCGGGTGTCGGTCAGCGAAGGCGCGGTGATCTTTGCGCCCGACACGGACTCGGTCCGGCTCGACGCCGGGCAAGCGCTCAGCGCGGTCGATGGCGCCCGGCCGGTCCGGTCGCAGGCAGAAGTCTCAGGCGTCGGTGCCTGGCAAAGCGGGCAACTCGTCTACAGCAATGCGCCGCTTGCACTTGTCGCCACCGATCTGTCGCGCAATCTCGGCAAGCGGGTTGCTACAACCACCGATGCCGCGACGATGCGCTTTACCGGCATCATCAACCTTGACCAGAAGGCGGCCGATCCGATCGCGCCGATCGCGCCCTTGCTCGGCGTTCAGGCCGAGCGTAACGGACGCGGCTGGACTTTGACTCGGGCGGATCGTGCGCACCGCTAA